One stretch of Akkermansia sp. RCC_12PD DNA includes these proteins:
- a CDS encoding DUF3313 domain-containing protein codes for MKKYRFLFLASLMVLVLLGGMAVVACSNNFKHVPQTGFVEHHVKNEDSHIPFDAYWNAPDDKIWNDRVNGVNGEKVMMAVLPVDTVHMDVRPESKEGVDALHNLAAYFQRSVTASMEKEVAKNPNFDMVPVGTKGAYTLELAIISITPTNAKAGIFVTALSGIKGGGLVKRFIKKGHIAMAGRLRDENGRIVSEFADYEEDHSSLLGVDTKDFKKYAHHQHTIDEWAREITDVYSSTYGHRTNKHMMTLNPF; via the coding sequence ATGAAAAAATATCGGTTTCTGTTTCTGGCTTCCCTGATGGTGCTCGTTCTGCTTGGCGGCATGGCGGTAGTGGCCTGTTCCAATAACTTCAAGCATGTGCCCCAGACGGGGTTTGTGGAGCATCATGTGAAGAATGAGGACTCCCACATTCCCTTTGATGCGTACTGGAACGCCCCGGATGACAAAATATGGAATGACAGGGTAAACGGCGTCAATGGCGAAAAGGTGATGATGGCTGTTCTTCCGGTGGATACGGTTCACATGGATGTGAGGCCGGAAAGCAAGGAAGGGGTTGACGCCCTGCACAATTTGGCGGCGTACTTCCAGAGGAGCGTGACGGCCAGTATGGAGAAGGAGGTTGCCAAAAACCCGAATTTTGACATGGTTCCCGTCGGAACCAAGGGTGCTTATACGCTGGAACTCGCCATCATCTCCATCACACCCACGAACGCCAAGGCCGGCATCTTTGTCACGGCGTTGAGTGGTATCAAGGGCGGCGGCCTGGTCAAGAGGTTCATCAAGAAGGGTCACATCGCCATGGCGGGCCGCCTGCGTGATGAGAACGGCCGCATCGTTTCCGAATTTGCGGATTATGAGGAAGACCACAGCTCCCTGCTGGGCGTGGATACCAAGGACTTTAAAAAATACGCCCACCATCAGCACACTATTGACGAATGGGCTCGGGAAATTACGGATGTGTATTCCTCCACCTATGGGCACAGGACGAATAAGCACATGATGACGCTAAACCCGTTTTAA
- a CDS encoding radical SAM protein, translated as MIYLTLCLTHDCNLRCGYCYAGRKRAVSMSRKTAFRSIDFGLQQACREGKALGKMTEIQIGFFGGEPLLEWTLLQECREYAEAESSRAGINLKWTLTTNMTLLTEERVVWLMEKGFHLGLSMDGNAAMHGVWRNYPDGRSSHAECVAALEWFKGREHRAELICVVNPANVKHLEESVRWMGGACGLDIMLNPDFGAKWTPEALAALSAAYEKVGEEVVRRYRAGNPLTLNVIQSKIGAYVKGGYQTCDMCSLGEREIAVAVSGNIYPCARLVGNDDLENLCMGNVLTGVDREKKLKLAAARGNRNPKCLDCSLRARCLQWCGCVNYVTSGRTDWVGEFTCFHEKLSIRVADRVAETLWEERNPWFIREFYSGVSSGDGNTAAECQD; from the coding sequence ATGATTTATCTGACCCTGTGCCTGACTCATGACTGCAACCTGCGTTGCGGCTACTGCTATGCAGGCCGTAAAAGGGCGGTTTCCATGAGCCGCAAAACCGCTTTCCGCTCCATTGACTTCGGGCTGCAACAGGCATGCCGGGAAGGGAAGGCGCTGGGGAAAATGACTGAAATCCAGATAGGCTTTTTTGGCGGGGAACCCCTGCTGGAATGGACTCTTCTTCAGGAATGCCGGGAATATGCGGAAGCAGAGTCCTCCCGCGCCGGAATCAACCTGAAATGGACGCTCACCACCAACATGACCCTGCTGACGGAAGAGCGTGTGGTATGGCTGATGGAAAAAGGATTTCATCTGGGGCTTTCCATGGACGGAAACGCAGCTATGCACGGAGTATGGCGCAATTATCCGGATGGCCGCAGCTCTCATGCAGAGTGCGTGGCCGCGCTGGAATGGTTTAAGGGAAGGGAACACCGGGCGGAGCTGATTTGCGTGGTAAATCCGGCCAATGTGAAGCATTTGGAGGAATCCGTGCGGTGGATGGGGGGGGCCTGCGGGCTGGACATCATGCTGAACCCGGACTTTGGCGCTAAATGGACGCCGGAGGCACTGGCAGCCCTTTCCGCTGCCTATGAAAAGGTAGGGGAAGAAGTCGTGCGGCGTTACCGGGCAGGAAATCCGCTGACGCTGAACGTCATTCAGAGCAAGATTGGCGCCTATGTGAAGGGCGGGTATCAGACCTGTGACATGTGTTCCCTGGGGGAACGGGAAATCGCCGTAGCTGTCTCCGGAAACATCTACCCCTGCGCCCGCCTGGTAGGGAATGATGACCTTGAAAACTTGTGCATGGGCAATGTCCTTACCGGAGTGGACCGGGAGAAAAAGCTGAAGCTGGCGGCTGCCCGCGGCAACAGGAACCCCAAATGCCTGGACTGTTCCCTGCGTGCGCGGTGTCTCCAATGGTGCGGCTGCGTCAACTACGTAACCTCCGGCAGGACGGACTGGGTGGGGGAATTCACCTGTTTCCATGAAAAACTCTCCATCCGGGTGGCGGACAGGGTGGCGGAAACCTTGTGGGAGGAACGCAACCCCTGGTTCATCCGGGAATTTTATTCCGGCGTTTCCTCAGGAGACGGAAATACGGCTGCAGAATGTCAGGACTGA
- a CDS encoding DUF418 domain-containing protein: protein MTARSSSGAPAPAPRITILDILRALALLGIVIVHAHDHFNLYLPVLPATGWQAAANGAADWLYEHLFVSKSFLLFSFLFGLSFFIQLDRQEQRGVDFRKRFMWRLVLLFLLGLVHTLFYDGDILTIFGVLGFALVLLYRRRTPFLVILCLLCLMQPVNVMDALARAGMAEGWPHSSGWFLPDSPAAGPSREFLYAGGSWGEAAWWNLTRGQVGKWQFFLLSGRIWQTLGLFILGMLAGRWRLFADAPGKRVLFLRLLAVSLLLFLSLLAVRTLLVPLTSSPAGSDLRHLVLQWENLSYVAAFVSGAVLLFSRPGLHLPSDLLSNTGKCTLTCYVTQTLIFTFLFFGWGLGLARSMGPWICLCSAVAVFCLQAWVCRQWLKHFLYGPLEWLWRTATMCRMQPFIRK, encoded by the coding sequence ATGACAGCCCGGAGTTCCTCCGGGGCCCCTGCTCCCGCGCCCCGGATCACCATTCTTGACATTCTCAGGGCACTGGCCCTGCTGGGCATTGTCATCGTCCACGCACACGACCATTTCAACCTGTACCTTCCCGTTCTCCCCGCTACGGGATGGCAGGCGGCGGCCAACGGTGCCGCGGACTGGCTCTACGAACACCTTTTCGTCAGCAAGTCGTTCCTTCTCTTTTCCTTTCTGTTCGGCCTCAGCTTCTTCATCCAGCTGGACAGACAGGAGCAAAGAGGCGTGGATTTCCGGAAAAGATTCATGTGGAGGCTCGTTCTGCTATTCCTGCTGGGCCTGGTCCACACCCTGTTTTACGACGGGGACATTCTCACCATTTTCGGAGTCCTTGGATTCGCGCTGGTTCTACTGTACAGGCGCCGCACTCCCTTTCTGGTCATTCTGTGCCTGCTGTGCCTGATGCAGCCCGTCAACGTCATGGACGCCCTGGCCCGCGCCGGAATGGCGGAGGGCTGGCCCCATTCCTCCGGCTGGTTCCTCCCGGATTCCCCGGCGGCGGGGCCTTCCCGGGAATTCCTGTACGCCGGCGGCTCCTGGGGGGAGGCGGCCTGGTGGAACCTCACCCGGGGACAGGTCGGGAAATGGCAGTTTTTCCTGCTCAGCGGCCGCATCTGGCAAACGCTGGGACTGTTCATCCTAGGCATGCTGGCAGGCAGATGGCGGCTCTTTGCGGACGCTCCCGGCAAGCGTGTTCTGTTCCTCCGGCTGCTGGCAGTTTCCCTCTTGCTATTCCTGTCCCTGCTGGCCGTGCGAACGCTCCTTGTTCCGCTGACGTCCTCCCCCGCGGGTTCCGACCTCCGGCACCTTGTCCTTCAGTGGGAAAACCTTTCCTATGTAGCGGCTTTCGTTTCCGGAGCCGTCCTGCTGTTTTCCCGCCCCGGCCTTCACCTGCCCTCCGACCTGCTCAGCAACACCGGAAAATGCACGCTGACCTGCTACGTGACGCAAACGCTGATATTCACGTTCCTGTTTTTCGGCTGGGGACTGGGGCTGGCACGGAGCATGGGACCGTGGATATGCCTGTGTTCCGCCGTAGCGGTCTTCTGCCTTCAGGCATGGGTATGCCGCCAGTGGCTGAAGCACTTCCTGTACGGCCCGCTGGAATGGCTGTGGCGCACGGCCACCATGTGCCGGATGCAGCCGTTCATCAGGAAATAA
- a CDS encoding DUF4173 domain-containing protein, translated as MTDQPSPFPERPAFPSMPADTSVRPPAPALPPSWWRHGNIPLLALVCSGFAADFMFGTLQGLGIGTALAILLYTAAFLMLRTDISRKEQWFLGVMAVLNATAAGLNLSPDSHYNLLVAMFLPLAVIFLPRKEGNGYVPGTRYVSWLEYRFFRMNQVRKAAQGLRGKLPLAASVAIGISLFLFFLSIFADGNPVVASVRTAMNELAVRYLSCLLPSREMFIHFLLWGLGSLSFGILTMHRRCAPFGEDRPIRPEKPWLPSLPVISLLFINLAFLVNNGTDISFLWSGKVPEGISQTGYLHEGADSLTLAAILSGLILLVMFRSSGAVRASKTGTVLGFILAVQTGLIAVSVAVRLYNQKKTSAFPPRALRPEFTCSWAPVSWAFCSPTWPAAATGNATGCAAGHCPSFSCAWGGPQSFPVERGPQPDDHGQPPGVVFQRRRPVAL; from the coding sequence ATGACAGACCAGCCCTCTCCCTTTCCGGAACGCCCGGCGTTTCCGTCAATGCCCGCAGACACATCCGTCCGCCCTCCAGCCCCGGCACTCCCTCCTTCCTGGTGGAGGCACGGGAACATACCTCTCCTTGCTCTGGTATGCAGCGGTTTTGCCGCGGATTTCATGTTCGGCACCCTGCAAGGCCTGGGAATCGGTACGGCGCTGGCCATCCTGCTGTACACCGCGGCCTTCCTCATGCTGCGGACGGATATCAGCCGCAAGGAACAGTGGTTCCTGGGCGTCATGGCCGTGCTGAATGCCACCGCCGCCGGCCTCAACCTTTCCCCGGATTCCCATTACAACCTGCTTGTCGCCATGTTTCTTCCCCTGGCCGTCATTTTCCTGCCGCGGAAAGAGGGAAACGGCTATGTTCCCGGAACAAGGTACGTTTCCTGGCTGGAATACAGATTTTTCCGCATGAATCAGGTGCGGAAGGCGGCACAGGGTCTCAGGGGAAAACTTCCTCTTGCCGCCAGCGTCGCCATCGGTATCTCCCTGTTTCTCTTCTTTCTCTCCATCTTTGCGGACGGGAATCCGGTCGTCGCTTCCGTCAGGACCGCCATGAACGAGCTGGCCGTCCGCTACCTGTCCTGTCTGCTTCCCAGCAGGGAGATGTTTATTCACTTCCTCCTGTGGGGACTGGGTTCCCTGTCCTTCGGCATTCTGACCATGCACCGCAGATGCGCCCCCTTTGGCGAGGACCGGCCCATCCGGCCGGAGAAGCCGTGGCTGCCATCCCTTCCGGTCATTTCCCTGCTGTTCATCAACCTGGCTTTCCTGGTCAACAACGGAACGGACATCTCCTTCCTGTGGAGCGGGAAGGTGCCGGAAGGTATTTCCCAGACAGGCTACCTGCATGAAGGGGCGGACTCCCTTACGCTGGCAGCCATTCTTTCCGGCTTGATCCTGTTGGTCATGTTCCGCTCCTCCGGGGCCGTAAGGGCTTCAAAAACGGGGACCGTCCTCGGCTTTATACTGGCTGTCCAGACAGGGCTGATCGCCGTCAGCGTCGCGGTGAGGCTGTACAACCAGAAGAAGACTTCGGCTTTTCCCCCACGCGCGTTACGGCCGGAATTTACCTGCTCCTGGGCGCCTGTTTCCTGGGCCTTCTGTTCGCCTACATGGCCGGCAGCGGCAACTGGGAACGCTACGGGGTGCGCTGCGGGGCATTGTCCCTCGTTTTCCTGTGCCTGGGGGGGTCCGCAGTCCTTCCCAGTTGAGCGGGGACCTCAACCTGATGACCATGGACAGCCACCCGGAGTGGTATTTCAGCGACGGCGACCTGTCGCGCTTTGA
- a CDS encoding beta-N-acetylhexosaminidase gives MPRLFYFPWVKGLCPWTRKSGMRLTRERFHRMSAFLALAGCLTAAGEAPVPAENILLPAPSECRSDVSVPVRLPLRLAVYAPGRDAGTVEALLNILNAQGIVTGLSMTGDRNSADVLCSLEGEPMKTEEGYEMRLESRDGGRGVLHLRAAAPQGLFYAWQSAVQILNANRTEGGFSVPAFSIRDVPRFEWRGIMLDVSRHFFTMAEVKRMIDTMSLFKLNRLHLHLTDGPGWRLEIKKYPLLTTMSAWRVPLANGEWNWQEVKLAIQENDPEATYGGFYTQEQMKEIIAYARNRRVTVVPEIELPGHAYAAMHAYGELVCDGVNFPVEGKKGRDTVCMGRPETMQFVKDVVDELKTIFPPGSPIHLGHDEVSTESWRNCKYCQSRLKGLNENSLKALGRDFLRQVAAYVRQGGYDAIVWDEGGELEADKHIFVMAWRGNDFAAAAARKGHPVILAPSSHFYFDYYQSAGSTEPKAIGGLIPLKQVYGYELPELSPEEVVKVRGLQANIWTEYLYNMGLVEYMAWPRALALAERAWSDCDPRDYRSFRARAAMALKLLEKLAVKYRPLGEDE, from the coding sequence ATGCCGCGCCTTTTTTATTTTCCCTGGGTGAAAGGTCTCTGCCCCTGGACACGTAAATCCGGAATGAGGCTGACCAGGGAACGTTTTCACCGGATGAGCGCCTTTCTGGCTCTGGCTGGATGTCTGACGGCCGCGGGAGAGGCTCCCGTCCCTGCGGAAAACATTTTGCTTCCCGCTCCGTCCGAATGCAGGTCTGACGTCTCCGTTCCCGTACGGCTGCCACTGCGCCTGGCCGTTTATGCCCCCGGCAGGGACGCCGGAACGGTGGAGGCCCTGCTTAATATTTTGAATGCCCAGGGCATTGTCACGGGCCTGTCCATGACCGGAGACAGGAACTCGGCGGATGTGCTATGTTCCCTGGAAGGTGAGCCCATGAAAACGGAAGAGGGGTATGAAATGCGCCTGGAAAGCCGGGATGGGGGAAGAGGCGTCCTGCATCTTCGCGCGGCGGCTCCGCAGGGGCTCTTCTACGCATGGCAGAGTGCAGTACAGATACTGAACGCCAACCGGACGGAAGGCGGCTTTTCCGTACCCGCCTTCTCCATCAGGGACGTTCCGCGCTTCGAGTGGCGTGGCATCATGCTGGACGTCTCCCGCCATTTCTTCACGATGGCGGAAGTCAAGCGCATGATAGACACCATGTCCCTGTTCAAGCTCAACCGGCTGCACCTGCACCTGACGGACGGTCCCGGCTGGCGGCTGGAAATCAAAAAATACCCGCTCCTGACGACCATGAGCGCCTGGCGCGTGCCGCTGGCCAACGGGGAATGGAACTGGCAGGAAGTGAAGCTGGCTATTCAGGAGAACGATCCGGAAGCGACGTACGGCGGGTTCTACACACAGGAGCAGATGAAGGAGATCATCGCATACGCCCGGAATCGCCGGGTGACAGTCGTTCCGGAGATAGAATTGCCCGGACATGCGTACGCCGCCATGCACGCCTACGGGGAACTGGTCTGCGACGGTGTCAACTTTCCCGTGGAAGGCAAAAAAGGGCGGGACACCGTTTGCATGGGGCGTCCGGAAACCATGCAGTTCGTGAAAGACGTGGTGGATGAATTGAAGACCATTTTTCCGCCCGGTTCCCCCATTCATCTGGGGCATGATGAAGTTTCCACGGAATCATGGAGAAACTGCAAGTACTGCCAGAGCCGCCTGAAGGGGTTGAATGAAAACAGCCTGAAGGCTCTGGGCAGGGACTTTCTCCGTCAAGTGGCGGCTTATGTGCGGCAGGGCGGGTATGACGCCATCGTCTGGGACGAGGGCGGTGAACTGGAAGCCGACAAGCATATCTTCGTCATGGCGTGGCGCGGCAATGACTTTGCCGCTGCCGCCGCCAGAAAAGGGCACCCCGTCATTCTGGCTCCCAGCTCCCACTTCTACTTTGACTACTACCAGTCCGCCGGTTCCACGGAGCCTAAAGCCATAGGCGGCCTCATTCCGCTCAAGCAGGTGTATGGTTATGAACTGCCGGAACTCTCCCCGGAGGAGGTCGTCAAGGTGCGCGGCCTTCAGGCCAACATCTGGACTGAATACCTGTACAATATGGGGCTGGTGGAATACATGGCGTGGCCTCGCGCCCTCGCGCTGGCGGAGCGCGCCTGGAGCGACTGTGATCCCAGGGATTACCGCTCCTTCCGCGCCCGTGCGGCCATGGCTCTGAAACTCCTGGAAAAACTGGCCGTCAAGTATCGTCCCCTGGGGGAGGACGAATAA
- a CDS encoding 6-carboxytetrahydropterin synthase codes for MAYRICKSIELESGHLLSKHPGNCKFPHGHTRSVEMVFRADSLDASDMVLDFKAVKQMMGEFLQQFDHSLCMNTEDPNYRTFLAAYGDRIIPFDREDPTSEVMARTIFTYARKALEKAKKTFTEYPVRDCVTLERVRVWETSSSWAEYGE; via the coding sequence ATGGCATACCGAATTTGCAAATCAATCGAGCTGGAAAGCGGACACCTTTTATCCAAGCATCCGGGCAACTGCAAATTCCCCCACGGCCATACACGCTCCGTGGAGATGGTATTCCGCGCGGATTCCCTGGACGCCAGCGATATGGTGCTGGATTTCAAGGCTGTCAAGCAGATGATGGGCGAGTTTCTCCAGCAGTTTGACCATTCCCTGTGCATGAATACGGAAGATCCGAATTACAGGACCTTCCTCGCCGCGTACGGCGACCGCATCATTCCATTTGACCGGGAGGACCCCACCAGCGAAGTGATGGCCCGCACTATTTTCACCTACGCCCGGAAAGCGTTGGAAAAGGCCAAGAAAACTTTTACGGAATACCCAGTCAGGGATTGTGTTACGCTGGAACGCGTACGCGTCTGGGAAACCAGCAGTTCCTGGGCAGAATATGGGGAATGA
- a CDS encoding multidrug efflux SMR transporter, which produces MPYLYLLLSIAGELIGTLCLKYAEGFTRPWPTAGAIAAYVICFLFLSKSLRGIELSIAYASWSGIGMVAATCLSVFLFKEHLNAAGVFAIVLIVTGTVLLNVSGTTH; this is translated from the coding sequence ATGCCGTATTTGTATTTGCTGCTGTCCATAGCGGGAGAACTGATAGGAACGCTCTGCCTGAAATACGCGGAAGGGTTCACCCGCCCGTGGCCGACGGCAGGGGCCATTGCCGCCTATGTTATCTGCTTCCTTTTCCTGTCCAAATCCCTCAGGGGTATTGAGCTGAGCATCGCGTACGCTTCCTGGTCCGGCATCGGTATGGTAGCCGCCACCTGCCTGTCCGTCTTCCTGTTCAAGGAGCATCTGAATGCCGCAGGCGTTTTTGCCATCGTCCTCATTGTAACGGGCACTGTGCTTCTGAATGTCTCCGGCACGACGCATTAG
- the ffh gene encoding signal recognition particle protein yields the protein MFSLLADKLDNTFRRLRGLGKISEKNIADAMRDIRLALLEADVEFGVARDFIARVKERAMGQEVLKSIKPGEQIVKIFRDEIASLLGGDAVGLDLTDPARIMVVGLNGAGKTTTSAKLALRLKNEGRRPLLVACDLVRPAAIDQLATLAGQIQVPVYKPAPGSRDVVAVAREALEWAKTQNGTVMIFDTAGRQEVDEALIDELRHLHSFLSPRETLLVVDAATGQQAVNVAQTFDRAVNVTGIVLTKLDGDARGGAALSMRSVTGKPIKFSGEGEKLDQFGPFVPGRMADRILGMGDIVGLVEHAAARIDEEQAAKSMSRMMSGKFDFNDFLEQMKMMQNLGPLEGLLGLLPGFGKIKKQLPDGALDPKRMKHMEAIVLSMTARERSNPNLLNPSRRRRIAAGSGRSLMEVNKLIKNFSEMRKMMSGKGKMGAMMKQMGAMKGKGGKMPGLPGMGGGLGALKGLGGLGGGLGGLFGGRK from the coding sequence ATGTTTTCACTTTTAGCAGATAAACTGGACAACACGTTCCGGAGGCTGAGGGGCCTGGGAAAGATTTCTGAAAAGAACATTGCGGACGCCATGCGCGACATCCGGCTGGCCCTGCTGGAAGCCGACGTGGAGTTCGGCGTGGCCAGGGACTTCATTGCCCGCGTCAAGGAGCGCGCCATGGGGCAGGAAGTGCTCAAATCCATCAAGCCCGGAGAACAGATCGTCAAAATCTTCCGTGATGAAATCGCCTCCCTGCTGGGCGGCGATGCCGTGGGACTGGATCTGACGGACCCCGCCAGAATCATGGTGGTAGGCCTCAACGGCGCCGGGAAGACCACCACCAGCGCGAAGCTGGCCCTGCGCCTGAAAAACGAAGGGCGGCGCCCCCTGCTGGTAGCCTGCGACCTGGTGCGCCCCGCCGCCATCGACCAGCTGGCTACGCTGGCGGGACAAATCCAGGTGCCCGTGTACAAGCCCGCCCCCGGCAGCCGGGACGTGGTGGCCGTGGCCCGGGAAGCCCTGGAATGGGCCAAGACCCAGAACGGCACCGTCATGATCTTTGACACGGCGGGCCGACAGGAAGTGGACGAAGCCCTCATTGACGAGCTCCGCCATCTGCATTCCTTCCTTTCTCCGCGTGAAACCCTTCTGGTGGTGGATGCTGCCACGGGGCAGCAGGCCGTGAACGTGGCCCAGACTTTTGACCGGGCCGTAAACGTGACGGGCATCGTCCTTACCAAGCTGGACGGCGACGCCCGCGGCGGCGCGGCCCTCTCCATGCGTTCCGTGACGGGCAAGCCCATCAAATTCTCCGGGGAAGGGGAAAAGCTGGACCAGTTCGGCCCCTTCGTCCCCGGCCGCATGGCGGACCGCATTCTGGGCATGGGGGACATCGTGGGCCTGGTGGAGCATGCCGCCGCCCGCATTGACGAGGAACAGGCGGCCAAGTCCATGAGCCGGATGATGTCCGGCAAATTCGACTTCAATGACTTTCTGGAGCAGATGAAAATGATGCAGAACCTGGGTCCCCTGGAAGGATTGCTGGGACTTCTGCCCGGCTTCGGAAAAATCAAAAAACAGCTCCCGGACGGCGCGCTTGATCCCAAAAGGATGAAGCACATGGAAGCCATCGTCCTTTCCATGACGGCCAGGGAGCGCAGCAACCCCAACCTGCTGAACCCGTCCCGCCGCCGGCGCATCGCTGCCGGTTCGGGACGTTCCCTGATGGAGGTGAACAAGCTCATCAAGAACTTTTCGGAAATGCGCAAGATGATGTCCGGCAAGGGTAAAATGGGCGCCATGATGAAGCAGATGGGGGCCATGAAGGGGAAGGGAGGCAAGATGCCCGGCCTTCCCGGCATGGGCGGCGGACTGGGAGCCCTGAAAGGTCTTGGCGGGCTCGGCGGAGGTTTGGGAGGCCTCTTCGGCGGCCGCAAATAA
- the coaD gene encoding pantetheine-phosphate adenylyltransferase — MKRIAVYAGSFDPLTNGHLWMIRQGARMFDELIVAIGDNPEKNYTFSHEERMDMLRTALSDMPEVRIAEFHNRFLVDFAKEHEASFMLRGIRSTQDYEYERVMRHINADMAPKVCTVFLMPPRDTAELSSSMIKGLIGPEGWESQVSRYVPPNVFALLKKKYKTLTEEMRRQGGQ; from the coding sequence ATGAAGCGCATCGCCGTGTACGCCGGTAGTTTCGACCCCCTGACCAATGGCCACTTGTGGATGATCAGGCAGGGGGCGCGGATGTTTGATGAGCTGATTGTGGCCATTGGCGACAATCCGGAAAAGAACTACACGTTTTCCCATGAAGAGCGCATGGACATGCTCCGGACGGCGCTTTCCGACATGCCGGAAGTGCGCATCGCCGAATTCCACAACCGCTTTCTGGTGGACTTTGCCAAGGAGCATGAGGCCTCCTTCATGCTGCGCGGCATCCGCTCTACACAGGACTATGAATATGAACGCGTGATGCGCCATATCAATGCGGACATGGCTCCCAAGGTTTGCACCGTGTTCCTGATGCCCCCGCGCGATACGGCGGAATTGTCCTCCAGCATGATCAAGGGCCTGATCGGGCCGGAAGGCTGGGAAAGCCAGGTGAGCCGCTACGTTCCCCCGAACGTGTTCGCCCTGCTCAAGAAGAAATATAAAACCCTGACGGAGGAAATGCGCCGGCAGGGCGGCCAATAG
- a CDS encoding 1-deoxy-D-xylulose-5-phosphate reductoisomerase — protein sequence MQKRRVVILGSTGSIGTSALKVARDIPDRMEVVGLAAGSNAEALALQAREFGVHNVCIYDPSREEELSRALPGSQVETGEEGLCRLAQLPEADMVLISIVGTAGLRPALAAIEAGKDLAIASKEILVMAGQIVMEKARQAGVRVLPVDSEHNAIFQCLNGNHGGPEAVSRLILTASGGPFRTWKKEDLEHVTLEQALKHPTWTMGRKITIDSATLFNKGLEMIEARWLFDVPMNKVDVIVHPQSIVHSMVEYMDGTVLAQMSSSDMCFPIQYAVTWPDRVPNSLKQLNFAEIGQLVFEAPRPDAFPALDLARRAGECCGTMPAVYNAANEVAVDAFIRGDLRFTGIWKLVEAVMNDHANTDARENLAPILEADAWARSRAAALIPSIP from the coding sequence ATGCAGAAACGACGCGTCGTTATCCTGGGCTCCACCGGTTCCATCGGAACCAGCGCCCTGAAAGTAGCCCGGGACATTCCGGACAGAATGGAAGTGGTGGGCCTGGCCGCCGGCAGCAATGCGGAGGCCCTGGCCCTCCAGGCACGGGAATTCGGCGTTCACAACGTCTGCATTTACGATCCGTCCAGGGAGGAGGAACTCTCCCGCGCCCTTCCCGGCTCGCAGGTTGAGACGGGGGAGGAAGGCCTGTGCCGCCTGGCACAGCTTCCGGAGGCGGACATGGTGCTGATTTCCATCGTGGGCACGGCGGGGCTGCGCCCGGCGCTGGCCGCCATTGAGGCGGGGAAGGACCTGGCCATCGCCAGCAAGGAAATTCTGGTCATGGCCGGACAGATCGTGATGGAAAAAGCGAGGCAGGCCGGAGTACGCGTACTCCCCGTGGACAGCGAACACAACGCCATTTTTCAATGCCTGAACGGCAACCACGGGGGGCCGGAAGCCGTCTCCCGTCTGATCCTGACAGCCTCTGGAGGCCCCTTCCGCACCTGGAAGAAGGAAGACCTGGAGCACGTCACTCTGGAACAGGCGCTCAAGCACCCCACATGGACCATGGGCCGGAAGATCACCATTGATTCCGCCACCCTGTTCAACAAGGGGCTGGAAATGATCGAAGCCCGCTGGCTGTTCGACGTCCCCATGAACAAGGTGGACGTAATCGTGCACCCGCAGAGCATCGTGCATTCCATGGTGGAATACATGGACGGCACCGTGCTGGCCCAGATGAGCAGTTCGGACATGTGCTTTCCCATCCAGTACGCCGTCACCTGGCCCGACCGCGTTCCCAATTCCCTGAAACAGCTCAATTTCGCGGAGATCGGTCAACTGGTTTTCGAGGCCCCGCGGCCGGACGCCTTCCCCGCCCTGGACTTGGCGCGCAGGGCCGGAGAATGCTGCGGCACGATGCCCGCCGTGTACAATGCCGCCAATGAAGTGGCGGTGGACGCCTTCATCCGCGGCGATCTCCGCTTCACCGGCATCTGGAAGCTGGTGGAAGCCGTCATGAACGACCATGCGAACACGGACGCCCGCGAAAACCTGGCCCCCATTCTGGAGGCGGACGCCTGGGCCAGGAGCCGCGCCGCCGCGCTAATACCTTCCATCCCCTGA